A portion of the Micromonospora vinacea genome contains these proteins:
- a CDS encoding DUF1801 domain-containing protein, protein MATAKQPVAVPTAISVDDFLASNPDERRRADAGRLRAIMGELTGEPAVMWGPSIVGFGSYHYTYESGRSGDAPLVGFSPRKQHLVVYLTGGGLEERYGALLARLGPHRAGKGCLYLKRLDDVDESVLRQLIERTVRVHRGVDRASRR, encoded by the coding sequence ATGGCCACAGCGAAGCAGCCAGTAGCCGTTCCGACCGCGATCAGCGTCGACGACTTCCTGGCCAGCAACCCCGACGAACGTAGGCGGGCCGACGCGGGGCGGCTCCGCGCGATCATGGGCGAGTTGACCGGGGAGCCGGCGGTGATGTGGGGCCCGAGCATCGTCGGCTTCGGCAGCTACCACTACACCTACGAGAGCGGGCGTAGCGGCGACGCGCCCCTGGTGGGGTTCTCGCCACGCAAACAGCACCTCGTCGTCTACCTCACCGGCGGCGGTCTCGAGGAGCGGTACGGCGCGCTCCTCGCCCGGCTCGGCCCGCATCGCGCCGGAAAGGGATGCCTCTACCTGAAGCGGCTCGACGACGTCGACGAGAGTGTGCTGCGGCAGCTGATTGAGCGCACCGTCCGGGTGCACAGGGGCGTCGACCGGGCCAGCCGCCGATGA
- a CDS encoding TIGR04076 family protein → MSVEQPTTDLYDLRVVVERIEGRSVCGLKAGDHFDVTGSNRLTIPAGKHFCLYALAACLPLLPAKQRALAEGDWMARDSHVACPDPDERLIMRIERTGLQRIPTEELT, encoded by the coding sequence ATGAGCGTCGAGCAACCGACCACCGACCTGTACGACCTGCGGGTCGTGGTGGAGCGAATCGAGGGACGCTCGGTGTGTGGCCTCAAGGCGGGCGACCACTTCGACGTGACCGGTTCCAACCGGCTCACCATCCCCGCAGGCAAACACTTCTGCCTCTACGCCCTGGCGGCGTGCCTGCCGCTGCTGCCGGCGAAGCAGCGGGCGCTCGCCGAGGGCGACTGGATGGCCCGCGACAGCCACGTTGCCTGCCCGGACCCGGACGAGCGGCTCATCATGCGCATCGAGCGGACCGGCCTCCAGCGCATCCCCACCGAGGAGCTGACGTGA
- a CDS encoding S8 family peptidase yields the protein MLRETRWLLAVAVTATTLTALPGGAATAGPSDIGQTGAPAASADGKTHTVTLLTGDVVTVRDTGSGCPQATVRPADENAVIHQSCGPDGHLHVVPARVASQLGSVLDPDLFDVTTLIADGYDDDNSAELPLIVQPATASARVAALGDVLPLPSIGAVAGRVPKKSPATAKLATNSLLAGAKKVWLDRKVRATALTDGGRPAGLDRNLGQIAAPDAWKAGYTGKGVRVAVLDTGADFTHPDLVGRVAERADFTAEGGDAVDHNGHGTHVASTIAGTGAAAHGQRRGVAPDAKLVIGKVLDDHGYGDDSGIIAAMEWAATRADVINMSLGGSDPDDGNDPLSLAVDGLSRSTGALFVIAAGNSGAAISSPGSAASALTVGAVDRNDKLADFSSRGPLVTSNVAKPELVAPGVDIVAARAAGTNLQDPIDRYYEAISGTSMASPHVAGAAALLAQRHPDWTGERLKAALVGAADPLTGIDPYAVGAGRLNAARALGGPTSNQPVVNLGTFAYPQSGTSETTLSWTGESTAVLDLDVSIVNHDGQPVPRGAASLSTSRLTLKRGATAAATLRVNRAALAARPGFYLATVTARSGRKLVATTPVSFSVEQPSYDLTIQTKPLPGLKDGAESWINLMVTNLTDPLIYHDGAGGTPGDTFTLRVPAGRYAILGSSVAYYVDSDVLETTLAAEADLDVRGPRSVTLDPARAKPVTATVDGVPTTPTRTDFTNVQTAPNGLSWWHQISGYGATTTVRTTALPKPTVGSRRTWGAVNLDSPAGTANPYRYNLVHEYAGGVPADPAFRVSKAEQAKLARIDERFHQTDSPEMFTQLVRTGMTRDGVGVTQTHEGNLPPYRTDYLSPDILWADQGVYGGLAADEAPRSYQPGSRQTKIWARQPLHSGWYDDPAGADWSCATAPSRTRGNLHLDLVSLTDQHQRADCLQGETIGVKRKLSVYRDGKLVDERSGPYGDFTVPQSMADYRVTLDVDTSLILPISTTVNTSWTFRSAGPDGTGSVPLPLLAVDYALPMDHNNHPVDGTAELAVRQAHGVKTQKVTSFQVWTSTDDGATWTSARVTGSGDNYRVALPKAAAGQPVSLRVKATANGGSGIDQTIIRAYHAG from the coding sequence ATGCTCAGAGAAACGCGGTGGCTGTTGGCCGTCGCCGTCACGGCCACGACGCTGACCGCCCTACCGGGCGGCGCGGCCACGGCCGGTCCCAGCGACATCGGTCAGACCGGCGCACCCGCAGCCTCGGCCGACGGGAAGACCCATACCGTCACCCTGCTGACCGGGGACGTGGTGACCGTACGGGACACCGGATCGGGCTGCCCGCAGGCAACGGTGCGGCCGGCGGACGAGAACGCGGTGATCCACCAGAGCTGCGGCCCCGACGGTCACCTGCACGTCGTCCCCGCCCGCGTCGCGTCCCAGCTCGGCTCGGTGCTCGACCCCGACCTGTTCGACGTCACCACGCTGATCGCCGACGGCTACGACGACGACAACTCCGCCGAGTTGCCGCTCATCGTGCAGCCCGCCACCGCGTCGGCACGGGTGGCCGCGCTCGGTGACGTACTGCCGCTGCCCAGCATCGGTGCGGTCGCCGGCCGCGTACCCAAGAAGAGCCCGGCGACCGCGAAGCTCGCGACCAACTCGCTGCTCGCCGGGGCGAAGAAGGTCTGGCTCGACCGCAAGGTCCGGGCCACCGCCCTGACGGACGGTGGGCGACCCGCCGGCCTGGACCGCAACCTGGGCCAGATCGCCGCGCCGGATGCCTGGAAGGCCGGCTACACCGGCAAGGGCGTCCGGGTCGCGGTGCTCGACACCGGCGCGGACTTCACCCACCCGGACCTGGTCGGCCGGGTCGCCGAACGGGCCGACTTCACCGCCGAGGGCGGCGACGCCGTCGACCACAACGGCCACGGTACGCACGTCGCGTCGACCATCGCCGGCACCGGCGCGGCCGCCCACGGCCAGCGTCGCGGCGTGGCCCCGGACGCCAAACTGGTGATCGGCAAGGTCCTCGACGACCACGGCTACGGCGACGACTCCGGCATCATCGCCGCCATGGAGTGGGCCGCCACCCGGGCCGACGTCATCAACATGAGCCTCGGCGGCAGCGACCCGGACGACGGCAACGACCCGCTGTCGCTCGCCGTCGACGGTCTGAGCAGGTCCACCGGCGCGCTCTTCGTCATCGCCGCCGGCAACAGCGGCGCCGCCATCTCCTCGCCGGGCTCGGCCGCCAGCGCGCTGACCGTCGGCGCGGTCGACCGCAACGACAAGCTCGCCGACTTCTCCAGCCGTGGGCCGCTGGTCACCAGCAACGTGGCCAAGCCGGAACTGGTCGCCCCCGGCGTCGACATCGTCGCCGCCCGGGCCGCCGGCACCAACCTCCAGGACCCGATCGACAGGTACTACGAGGCGATCAGCGGCACCTCGATGGCGAGCCCGCACGTGGCGGGCGCCGCCGCGCTGCTCGCCCAGCGCCACCCGGACTGGACCGGTGAGCGGCTCAAGGCCGCCCTCGTCGGTGCCGCCGACCCGCTCACCGGCATCGACCCGTACGCCGTCGGGGCCGGCCGGCTCAACGCGGCTCGGGCCCTCGGCGGCCCGACCAGCAACCAGCCGGTGGTCAACCTCGGCACCTTCGCCTACCCCCAGTCGGGGACGAGTGAGACGACGCTGAGCTGGACCGGTGAGTCGACGGCTGTTCTCGACCTCGACGTGTCGATCGTCAACCACGACGGCCAGCCGGTGCCGCGCGGCGCGGCGTCGCTCTCGACGAGCCGGCTGACGCTCAAGCGCGGCGCCACCGCGGCGGCGACCCTCCGGGTCAACCGTGCCGCGCTGGCCGCCCGGCCGGGCTTCTACCTGGCCACCGTCACCGCCCGTTCCGGCCGCAAGCTGGTCGCGACGACCCCGGTGAGCTTCTCCGTCGAGCAGCCCAGCTACGACCTGACGATCCAGACGAAGCCGCTGCCGGGCCTGAAGGACGGCGCGGAGAGCTGGATCAACCTGATGGTCACCAACCTCACCGACCCGCTGATCTACCACGACGGCGCGGGCGGTACGCCCGGAGACACCTTCACGCTGCGGGTGCCGGCCGGCCGGTACGCGATCCTCGGCTCCTCCGTCGCCTACTACGTCGACAGTGACGTGCTGGAGACGACCCTCGCCGCCGAGGCCGACCTGGACGTGCGCGGTCCCCGAAGCGTGACGCTCGACCCGGCGCGGGCCAAGCCGGTGACGGCGACTGTCGACGGGGTGCCCACCACGCCCACCCGGACCGACTTCACGAACGTCCAGACCGCGCCGAACGGCCTGTCCTGGTGGCACCAGATCAGCGGGTACGGGGCCACGACGACGGTCCGCACCACAGCGCTGCCCAAGCCCACCGTCGGCTCCCGGCGCACCTGGGGGGCCGTCAACCTGGACTCGCCGGCCGGCACCGCCAACCCGTACCGCTACAACCTTGTGCACGAGTACGCGGGCGGCGTACCGGCCGACCCCGCCTTCCGGGTGAGCAAGGCGGAGCAGGCCAAGCTGGCCCGGATCGACGAGCGGTTCCACCAGACGGATTCGCCGGAGATGTTCACCCAGCTGGTTCGTACCGGCATGACCCGCGACGGGGTGGGGGTGACCCAGACCCACGAGGGGAACCTGCCGCCGTACCGGACCGACTACCTCTCGCCCGACATCCTCTGGGCCGACCAGGGCGTCTACGGCGGGCTGGCCGCGGACGAGGCACCCCGCAGCTACCAGCCGGGCAGCCGGCAGACCAAGATCTGGGCGCGTCAGCCCCTGCACTCCGGCTGGTACGACGACCCGGCCGGTGCCGACTGGAGCTGCGCCACCGCGCCGTCGCGGACCCGGGGCAACCTGCACCTCGACCTGGTGTCGCTGACCGACCAGCACCAGCGGGCCGACTGCCTCCAGGGCGAGACGATCGGCGTGAAGCGCAAGCTGTCGGTCTACCGCGACGGCAAGCTGGTCGACGAGCGGTCAGGCCCGTACGGCGACTTCACCGTCCCGCAGTCGATGGCCGACTACCGGGTGACCCTCGACGTCGACACGAGCCTGATCCTGCCAATCTCCACCACTGTCAACACCTCGTGGACGTTCCGGTCCGCCGGCCCCGACGGGACCGGGAGCGTGCCGTTGCCGCTGCTCGCTGTCGACTACGCCCTGCCGATGGACCACAACAACCACCCGGTCGACGGAACGGCCGAGCTGGCCGTCCGGCAGGCGCACGGTGTGAAGACGCAGAAGGTGACCTCGTTCCAGGTCTGGACCTCGACGGACGACGGTGCCACCTGGACGTCGGCCCGGGTCACCGGCAGCGGCGACAACTACCGGGTCGCCCTGCCGAAGGCCGCCGCCGGGCAGCCCGTGTCGTTGCGGGTGAAGGCCACCGCCAACGGCGGTAGCGGAATCGACCAGACGATCATCCGGGCGTACCACGCCGGCTGA
- a CDS encoding SGNH/GDSL hydrolase family protein → MRAGLARRGAAAAVAALLCVPLVGSAAQARTRHDPAAGAGRHFAVTWAASADRQGAGPAERSYRLVVRTSVGGDALRIRLTNAFGDHPVTFASAYAGLQRQGAELVAGSNRRLTFGGQPSVTVAAGETILSDPLPGRLAAQSNLVVSLHVTGAQGPTSGHGMALQTSYATAGDHAAEEAATNWTDSMTSWYWLDAVSVRTSTATGSVVALGDSITDGWASSTDANRRWPDYLSRRLQAAPDSPVRGVANAGISGNKVLADGAGEAALRRFDRDVLSQPGVDTVFVYEGINDIKAHTGVTVDDLTTGYRQLADRAHATGRCVVGATVMAYKGWPEYDAAGEAVRQGVNDWIRHSGVFDAVVDFDRITRSPYDRQALLPFFDSGDHIHPNDKGMQAMADAVDLAALRCDRSAVGGDDTPAWYR, encoded by the coding sequence TCGGGTCGGCGGCGCAGGCGCGGACGCGGCACGACCCGGCGGCCGGTGCCGGCCGACACTTCGCTGTCACCTGGGCCGCCAGTGCCGACCGGCAGGGCGCCGGGCCCGCCGAACGTAGCTACCGGCTGGTGGTGCGCACCAGCGTCGGCGGGGACGCGTTGCGGATCCGCCTCACCAACGCCTTCGGCGACCACCCGGTGACCTTCGCCAGCGCGTACGCCGGGTTGCAGCGGCAGGGCGCCGAGCTGGTCGCAGGCAGCAACCGGCGGCTGACGTTCGGCGGGCAGCCGTCGGTCACCGTCGCTGCCGGCGAGACGATCCTCAGCGACCCACTGCCCGGCAGGCTGGCCGCCCAGAGCAATCTCGTGGTGAGCCTCCACGTCACCGGCGCGCAGGGCCCGACGAGCGGGCACGGCATGGCCCTGCAGACGTCGTACGCGACCGCCGGTGACCACGCCGCCGAGGAGGCGGCGACCAACTGGACCGACTCGATGACCTCCTGGTACTGGTTGGACGCCGTCAGCGTGCGGACGTCCACAGCGACCGGCTCGGTGGTGGCCCTCGGCGACTCCATCACCGACGGGTGGGCCTCCAGCACGGATGCGAACCGCCGCTGGCCCGACTACCTCTCCCGGCGGCTCCAGGCCGCGCCGGACAGCCCGGTCAGGGGCGTGGCCAACGCCGGCATCTCCGGCAACAAGGTGCTCGCCGACGGCGCCGGTGAGGCCGCGCTGCGCCGCTTCGATCGTGACGTGCTCTCCCAGCCCGGTGTCGACACGGTGTTCGTGTACGAGGGCATCAACGACATCAAGGCCCACACCGGCGTGACAGTGGACGACCTGACCACTGGTTATCGGCAGTTGGCCGACCGGGCGCACGCGACGGGCAGGTGCGTCGTGGGCGCCACCGTCATGGCGTACAAGGGCTGGCCGGAGTACGACGCCGCCGGTGAGGCAGTGCGCCAGGGCGTCAACGACTGGATCCGGCACAGCGGCGTGTTCGACGCCGTGGTCGACTTCGACCGGATAACCCGCAGCCCGTACGACAGGCAGGCGTTGCTGCCGTTCTTCGACAGCGGGGATCACATCCATCCGAACGACAAGGGCATGCAGGCGATGGCGGACGCCGTCGACCTGGCCGCGTTGCGTTGCGACAGGTCAGCGGTCGGCGGGGATGACACGCCCGCGTGGTACCGATAG
- a CDS encoding DUF998 domain-containing protein codes for MTTVTETPLRRTRFILGCGTVAGLLFPVLSFGQAFTRSGFDLRRHAVSSLTLGDLGWLQVIAFAGTGVLAVAFAVGLWQALRPGRAGTVVPVLVGVYGVAMVGGGIFVPDPALGWPPGAPAGLPEQASTGSILHTVCGAAAFLSLIAAGLLLARRFAAQGDRTWALYSATSGAVAFVLTALPWSEGSASIRFAVGAVLISGWLVALSWRARDEVA; via the coding sequence ATGACGACCGTCACCGAGACACCGCTGCGCCGAACCCGTTTCATACTGGGCTGTGGCACTGTCGCCGGCCTGCTCTTCCCCGTCCTGTCGTTCGGGCAGGCGTTCACCCGATCCGGCTTCGACCTGCGCCGGCACGCGGTCAGCTCACTCACCCTCGGCGACCTCGGCTGGTTGCAGGTCATCGCGTTCGCGGGCACCGGCGTGCTGGCCGTCGCCTTCGCGGTGGGCCTGTGGCAGGCGCTGCGACCGGGCCGGGCCGGCACTGTGGTGCCGGTGCTTGTCGGCGTGTACGGGGTGGCGATGGTCGGCGGCGGGATCTTCGTGCCCGACCCGGCGCTCGGCTGGCCACCCGGCGCCCCGGCGGGACTGCCCGAGCAGGCCAGCACCGGCAGCATCCTGCACACGGTGTGCGGCGCGGCGGCGTTCCTGTCGCTGATCGCGGCCGGCCTGCTGCTCGCTCGACGGTTCGCCGCCCAGGGGGACCGGACCTGGGCGCTCTACAGCGCCACCAGCGGTGCCGTCGCGTTCGTGCTCACCGCCCTGCCGTGGAGCGAGGGGAGTGCGAGCATCCGCTTCGCCGTCGGAGCGGTGCTCATCTCGGGGTGGCTCGTGGCGCTCTCCTGGCGAGCACGCGACGAAGTGGCCTGA
- a CDS encoding DUF2231 domain-containing protein, with translation MFEEFMGIPAHPLLLHAAVAFVPLLALLTVGYAFVPLIRPHTRWVLGLLAVGAPVAALLTKLSGDAFLERMRAANRVTPEFLPKLEAHQEFGDITLYASIGLGVVALALVRLVPPRAADASADGRPGRPLTLGLQVLSLVAAAVTVYYVVRTGDSGAKAVWEGQ, from the coding sequence ATGTTCGAGGAGTTCATGGGCATCCCGGCCCACCCTCTGCTGCTGCACGCCGCTGTCGCGTTCGTGCCGCTGCTGGCCCTCCTGACTGTCGGTTACGCGTTCGTCCCGCTGATCCGGCCGCACACCCGGTGGGTGCTGGGGCTGCTCGCCGTGGGCGCGCCCGTCGCGGCCCTGCTGACGAAGCTCTCCGGTGACGCCTTCCTCGAGCGGATGCGCGCCGCCAACCGGGTCACGCCCGAGTTCCTGCCGAAGCTGGAGGCGCACCAGGAGTTCGGCGACATCACGCTCTACGCCAGCATCGGGTTGGGGGTGGTGGCCCTGGCGCTGGTCCGGCTCGTCCCGCCGAGGGCCGCCGACGCCAGCGCGGACGGGCGGCCCGGTCGGCCGCTGACCCTGGGGTTGCAGGTGTTGTCGCTGGTGGCCGCCGCCGTCACCGTGTATTACGTGGTCCGCACCGGCGACTCCGGGGCGAAGGCGGTCTGGGAAGGCCAGTGA
- a CDS encoding DUF885 domain-containing protein: MSSITRVADGYLDALAELDPQAAEAVRRTPLSHVPDLSPEGFDARAELARRTATAAAAATTHDPGERSLADALVDRLASEVDLYDAGFTTRLLAPLATPVHLLRQLFDNLPRQTEDDWAVVADHLHQVPDALDRYAVTLRRSAQRGQLVARRQVLVVADQCTSWATADFYGRLVDGCPGGPLAARLHRGARLATAATAGFAAFLRAELAPAASEVDGVGGDLYRVTARSFLGATVDLDEVYEYGWAELARTAAELRTVAGELGHSRVAAARAALDADPAGRVAAGPALEEWLRQRTEQLTQALDGTHFDIPSATRRVVCRISPATSGVMYYTPPDPALTRPGAIWWSVPTGESTVPVWRHVGTLCHEGLPGHHLQHAVTLTTAALHPWQRTLCQVHGYAEGWAHYAERLADEIGLYADPAERLGMLDGQMWRAARVVIDLGLHLGLPIPAGNGFTEERRWTSALAVDVLTRVAGLDAETARFEVDRYLGWPAQALAFKVGARLWQQARRDAERREGAAFDRKRFHHTALALGPMGLDPLRARLADLQ, encoded by the coding sequence ATGAGCAGCATCACCCGGGTCGCCGACGGGTACCTCGACGCGCTCGCCGAGCTGGACCCGCAGGCGGCCGAGGCGGTCAGGCGTACACCCCTGTCGCACGTCCCGGACCTCTCGCCGGAGGGGTTCGACGCCCGCGCGGAGCTGGCCCGACGCACCGCGACGGCCGCCGCCGCGGCGACCACGCACGACCCCGGCGAGCGGTCCCTGGCCGACGCCCTGGTCGACCGGCTGGCCAGTGAGGTCGACCTGTACGACGCGGGCTTCACCACCCGACTGCTCGCCCCACTGGCCACGCCGGTGCACCTGCTCCGGCAGCTCTTCGACAATCTGCCCCGGCAGACCGAAGATGACTGGGCGGTGGTCGCCGACCACCTGCACCAGGTGCCCGACGCCCTCGACCGGTACGCCGTGACGCTGCGCCGGTCGGCGCAGCGGGGACAACTGGTCGCCCGCCGCCAGGTGCTGGTGGTCGCCGACCAGTGCACCTCCTGGGCCACCGCCGACTTCTACGGGCGGTTGGTGGACGGTTGTCCCGGCGGCCCGCTCGCCGCGCGGCTGCACCGGGGCGCGCGGCTGGCGACCGCCGCCACCGCCGGTTTCGCCGCGTTCCTCCGCGCCGAGCTGGCACCCGCCGCGTCCGAGGTGGACGGTGTCGGCGGCGACCTGTACCGGGTCACCGCCCGCAGTTTCCTCGGCGCGACAGTCGACCTCGACGAGGTGTACGAGTACGGCTGGGCGGAGTTGGCCCGCACCGCCGCCGAGCTGCGGACCGTCGCGGGCGAGTTGGGCCACTCGCGGGTGGCCGCCGCGCGGGCGGCCCTGGACGCCGACCCGGCCGGTCGGGTGGCGGCCGGGCCCGCCCTGGAGGAGTGGTTGCGCCAGCGCACCGAGCAGCTGACGCAGGCCCTTGACGGGACCCATTTCGACATTCCGTCCGCCACCCGCCGGGTGGTGTGCCGGATCAGCCCCGCCACGTCCGGGGTCATGTACTACACGCCTCCCGACCCGGCGTTGACGCGTCCCGGCGCGATCTGGTGGTCGGTGCCCACTGGCGAGTCGACAGTGCCGGTGTGGCGGCACGTCGGCACGCTCTGCCATGAAGGGCTGCCCGGCCACCACCTCCAGCACGCCGTCACCCTCACCACCGCCGCCCTGCACCCGTGGCAGCGCACCCTCTGCCAGGTGCACGGGTACGCCGAGGGGTGGGCGCACTACGCCGAGCGCCTCGCCGACGAGATCGGCCTGTACGCCGACCCGGCCGAACGGCTCGGCATGCTCGACGGCCAGATGTGGCGGGCCGCCCGGGTGGTCATCGACCTGGGTCTGCACCTCGGGCTGCCGATCCCGGCCGGCAACGGGTTCACCGAGGAACGCCGCTGGACGTCCGCGCTCGCGGTGGACGTCCTCACCCGCGTCGCCGGTCTGGACGCCGAGACCGCGCGCTTCGAGGTCGACAGGTACCTCGGCTGGCCGGCGCAGGCCCTGGCCTTCAAGGTCGGCGCGCGGCTGTGGCAGCAGGCCCGCCGGGACGCCGAGCGCCGCGAGGGTGCGGCCTTCGATCGGAAACGCTTCCACCACACCGCGTTGGCGCTCGGACCCATGGGACTGGATCCGCTCCGCGCCCGCCTGGCCGACCTGCAGTGA
- a CDS encoding nuclear transport factor 2 family protein, with translation MTTDDLTTTITDLYRSLDDRPAFDAYLHPDLTFWESDADGLLSGLPALDDLRDRRATRATGSAPISVAPEHLRADAWGDTGLVRYVLRARFADTRPDECFRVTDVLRREDGTWRIVHHHAEAVR, from the coding sequence ATGACCACCGATGACCTCACCACCACCATCACCGACCTGTACCGGTCCCTCGACGACCGGCCCGCCTTCGACGCGTACCTGCACCCCGACCTGACGTTCTGGGAGTCCGACGCCGATGGCCTGCTGTCCGGCCTGCCGGCGCTCGACGACCTGCGGGACCGGCGGGCGACCCGGGCGACGGGGTCGGCGCCGATCTCGGTGGCGCCGGAACACCTGCGCGCCGACGCCTGGGGCGACACCGGCCTGGTCCGCTACGTGCTGCGGGCCCGCTTCGCCGACACCCGGCCGGACGAGTGTTTCCGGGTGACCGACGTCCTGCGCCGCGAGGATGGCACCTGGCGCATCGTGCACCACCACGCGGAGGCCGTGCGATGA
- a CDS encoding amidohydrolase family protein — protein sequence MRMPTEQVLVNLALYDGVQDALQPDRGIWIDADGMVRAVGQVDDVLAEAGATRVVDLGGEHVMPGLTNMHVHLSLGLPGHLADTVHGANLAELVLLMADSARRTLHSGVTTARLVGESRYADFALRRGIEAGAVDGPRIFTAGQALCCTGGHGWDADALEADGADGFRRATREQLRAGADLIKVCISGGIAGQHEAIDTPQLLDDEMAAVIRVAHDWGRKVTAHAGPADSVRRAVELGLDCVEHGYELTDDVTRLMAERGVWYVPTIVVSRCEQFFRDSGVPGWLMDRALAAGPRHWESLQHAIRNGVPIALGSDMPPHAGYDETTATIRELEFMVDAGMPVADALKAATTRPAQWLGRADTLGTVEAGKHADLLVLRDDPTRSVSALRTLHAVMKGGVAYRDDHGRLGVPR from the coding sequence ATGCGCATGCCCACCGAACAGGTCCTGGTCAACCTCGCCCTCTACGACGGTGTCCAGGACGCCCTCCAACCGGATCGCGGCATCTGGATCGACGCCGACGGGATGGTCCGTGCCGTCGGTCAGGTCGACGACGTCCTCGCCGAGGCCGGCGCGACCCGGGTGGTCGACCTGGGCGGCGAGCACGTCATGCCGGGTCTGACCAACATGCACGTCCACCTCTCGCTGGGGCTGCCCGGCCACCTCGCCGACACGGTGCACGGCGCCAACCTGGCCGAGCTGGTGCTGCTGATGGCCGACTCGGCCCGACGCACCCTGCACTCCGGTGTCACCACCGCCCGCCTCGTCGGGGAGAGCCGGTACGCGGACTTCGCCCTGCGCAGGGGCATCGAGGCCGGCGCTGTCGACGGCCCGCGCATCTTCACAGCGGGGCAGGCGCTCTGCTGCACGGGCGGGCACGGCTGGGACGCCGACGCCCTGGAGGCCGACGGCGCGGACGGTTTCCGTCGGGCCACCCGCGAACAGCTGCGCGCCGGCGCCGACCTGATCAAGGTCTGCATCTCCGGCGGGATCGCCGGCCAGCACGAGGCGATCGACACCCCGCAGCTGCTCGACGACGAGATGGCAGCGGTCATCCGCGTCGCGCACGACTGGGGGCGCAAGGTCACCGCGCACGCCGGCCCGGCCGACTCGGTCCGCCGTGCTGTCGAGCTGGGCCTCGACTGCGTCGAGCACGGGTACGAGCTGACCGACGACGTCACCCGACTGATGGCCGAGCGGGGTGTCTGGTACGTGCCGACGATCGTGGTGAGCCGGTGCGAGCAGTTCTTCCGCGACTCCGGGGTGCCCGGCTGGCTGATGGACCGGGCCCTCGCGGCCGGCCCCCGGCACTGGGAGAGCCTTCAGCACGCCATTCGCAACGGCGTGCCGATCGCCCTGGGCAGCGACATGCCCCCGCACGCCGGCTACGACGAGACCACAGCGACCATCCGCGAACTGGAGTTCATGGTGGACGCGGGGATGCCCGTCGCGGACGCGCTCAAGGCCGCCACGACCCGCCCCGCGCAGTGGCTGGGTCGTGCCGACACCCTCGGCACCGTCGAGGCCGGCAAGCACGCCGACCTGCTGGTGCTGCGCGACGACCCGACCCGCTCGGTCTCCGCGTTGCGCACCCTGCACGCGGTGATGAAGGGCGGGGTGGCGTACCGCGACGACCACGGCCGGCTCGGCGTACCGCGATGA
- a CDS encoding LLM class flavin-dependent oxidoreductase, producing the protein MSAGLVGIGLQSDKSADEYAELAELTERHGFDVLSVFGDLMYQPPIFPLLVAARHTRRIRLGAACLNPFTMHPVEVAGQVAALDLASRGRAYLGLARGTWLNEVGVPQVRPIRRIVETVAVVRLLLAGDDSGFQGAEFTVAPGTSLRYTPARADVPVLVGTWGRQTARAAAGFASEVKVGGSANPAMARIMRAWLDDAAVEDRDGTGVVLGAVTVVDEDGAVARRVARREVAMYLAVVAALDPTIEVDPELLARIQQHVGRREDDLAGALIGDDLLDLFAFSGTPEHVAGQAAAVFDAGASRVEFGTPHGLTPHGGIDLLGRRVLPLLRA; encoded by the coding sequence GTGAGCGCTGGGCTGGTCGGCATCGGCCTACAGTCCGACAAGTCCGCCGACGAGTACGCCGAGCTGGCCGAACTGACCGAGCGACACGGCTTCGACGTGCTGTCCGTCTTCGGTGACCTGATGTACCAACCGCCGATCTTCCCGCTGCTGGTGGCGGCCCGACACACCCGGCGGATCCGCCTGGGCGCGGCGTGCCTCAACCCGTTCACCATGCACCCGGTGGAGGTCGCCGGTCAGGTGGCCGCGCTGGACCTGGCCTCGCGGGGCCGGGCCTACCTCGGCCTGGCCCGGGGCACCTGGCTCAACGAGGTCGGTGTGCCACAGGTCCGGCCGATCCGGCGCATCGTCGAGACGGTCGCCGTCGTGCGGCTGCTGCTCGCCGGCGACGACAGCGGTTTCCAGGGCGCGGAGTTCACAGTCGCACCGGGCACGTCGCTGCGGTACACGCCGGCCCGTGCCGACGTGCCGGTCCTCGTCGGCACCTGGGGGCGGCAGACCGCGCGGGCAGCGGCCGGCTTCGCCAGCGAGGTCAAGGTCGGCGGGTCGGCCAACCCGGCGATGGCCCGGATCATGCGCGCCTGGCTGGACGACGCGGCGGTCGAGGACCGGGACGGCACGGGTGTCGTGCTCGGCGCGGTCACCGTCGTCGACGAGGACGGTGCGGTGGCGCGCCGGGTGGCCCGCCGCGAGGTGGCCATGTATCTGGCGGTGGTCGCCGCCCTCGACCCGACGATCGAGGTGGACCCGGAGCTGCTGGCCCGGATCCAGCAGCACGTCGGCCGCAGGGAGGACGACCTCGCCGGCGCTCTGATCGGCGACGACCTGCTCGATCTGTTCGCCTTCTCCGGCACGCCCGAGCACGTCGCGGGGCAGGCCGCGGCGGTGTTCGACGCCGGGGCGAGCCGGGTGGAGTTCGGCACCCCGCACGGGTTGACGCCGCACGGCGGCATCGACCTGCTCGGCCGGCGGGTGCTCCCACTGTTACGGGCGTGA